In Hyphomicrobium denitrificans ATCC 51888, the DNA window CCGAGGGGCACAAAATTTGAGGAGAGGAACAATGCGAAGCAAAATAGTGTCGGAAGCTCGACATGCATCGCTGAGGCGAGGCGCTGTCGTCTGCTCGCTCTTAGCCGCCGGTCTGGTTTCATCATCGGCCTTGGCGGGGAAGAACAATGACGGACCCATCGTATCGCTGACCGATGGCCAGGTTCAGGGTACGTCGGCCAGTGGCGTCAATGTCTTCCGTGGAATTCCATACGCCGCGCCGCCCGTGGGCAAGCTCCGCTGGCAGCCCCCGCAGGCCGTCAAACGTTGGAACAACGTTCGCGACGGTTCGAGCTTCGGCAATACATGCCCGCAGGTCACGGAACTCGGCGCATTCGCCGGACCGACGAGCGTTACGGAAGACTGCCTGTATCTGAACGTCTTCACCACAGGCAGCAGCAAGAAGAAGGGCGTTATCGTCTGGATCCACGGCGGCGGCAACGTCGACGGTGAATCGAACGATTACGACGCAACCAAGCTTGCTCAGGGCGGCCCGGATGGACGCGAGACCGTCGTCGTCACTCTGAACTATCGCATGGGCCTGTTCGGCTACCTATCGCATCCCGCGCTGAACGGTGAAGGCCATCTGTCCGGCAACTATGGCATCATGGACATCCAGCAGGCCCTTCGCTGGGTCCAGCGCAATATTGCGGCGTTCGGCGGCGATCCCAATCGTGTTGCACTCGGCGGACAATCCGCAGGCGCAACCGACACCGGGGCGAACGTTCTTTCTCCAATGAGCGCCAATCTGTTGACGCGCGCCATCTATGAAAGCGGTCCGCTGCCGACTTTGCCTTCAGCGGCAACAGCACTCGGCAGAGGGCAGGGTTTTGCAACTGCTGCCGGATGCGGCACCGACGCGAGCAAATCTTCGGCTCAGTGTCTTCGCGATCTGACGCCTGAGCGCATCCTGCAGCTGCAGGGTACGCCCAACGCAAACGGTCCTTATATCGTCGGGCCGTTCGTCGACGGCACCGTGATCCCGATCACTCCGGAAAAGGCCTGGACAACGGGTCAGTTCAACAAGATGCCGGTGATGGGCGGGCGCGTGCAGGACGAAGCCAACTTCTCGATCGGTATCACGGAATACTTCTCCGGCCAGCCGTTTGTGCCGATGACTGCCGCCCAATACACGTCGGCGCTTCAGGCCACATATAATGGCAACGCCGGTCCTGGCGGCGCGCCTCCGGCTTACCCGGCAGGAACGGCTGATCGCGTTCTCGCACAGTATCCGCTGTCGGCTTTCGGCAACGATCCGATGAAAGCCTACAACCGGGTGCAGACCGACACGCAGAAATGCCAGGCCGATCACGTTCTGCATCTCTGGGCTCCGCAGATCACGTCCTATGCCTACGACTTCACGTATCAGGACGCTCCCTACTACTTCCCGAAGATGCCGGGCTTCAAACCGGGTGCCGCTCATACGATCGACATCCAGTTCCTGTTCGACAACTGGCATGGCGGTCAGCTCGGCGTGAACCTCGATCAGACGACCGGCCAGCCGCGTGAACTCACGGGTCAGGAAACGAAGCTTTCCGATCAGCTCGTTGCCGCGTGG includes these proteins:
- a CDS encoding carboxylesterase/lipase family protein, with amino-acid sequence MRSKIVSEARHASLRRGAVVCSLLAAGLVSSSALAGKNNDGPIVSLTDGQVQGTSASGVNVFRGIPYAAPPVGKLRWQPPQAVKRWNNVRDGSSFGNTCPQVTELGAFAGPTSVTEDCLYLNVFTTGSSKKKGVIVWIHGGGNVDGESNDYDATKLAQGGPDGRETVVVTLNYRMGLFGYLSHPALNGEGHLSGNYGIMDIQQALRWVQRNIAAFGGDPNRVALGGQSAGATDTGANVLSPMSANLLTRAIYESGPLPTLPSAATALGRGQGFATAAGCGTDASKSSAQCLRDLTPERILQLQGTPNANGPYIVGPFVDGTVIPITPEKAWTTGQFNKMPVMGGRVQDEANFSIGITEYFSGQPFVPMTAAQYTSALQATYNGNAGPGGAPPAYPAGTADRVLAQYPLSAFGNDPMKAYNRVQTDTQKCQADHVLHLWAPQITSYAYDFTYQDAPYYFPKMPGFKPGAAHTIDIQFLFDNWHGGQLGVNLDQTTGQPRELTGQETKLSDQLVAAWTNFAWSGNPNGSGNSPWPKYGAGNNAKYLVQDIPLSTSNRKDYRTNYKCDFWDTVLLYPSE